CGAAGGGCCGGGCGCAGAGCGCCGGGTCCGAGGTCACGGAATACTGGCGGCAGATCACCGGCCGCGCCGGATGCACCGAGCAGGAGCCATGCTCCAGGAACGGGCAGGGCAGGCCCAGGGCCCAGTAGTCTCGTTGCAGGCGCGGCAGGACGCCCTGCTCGTGGATGTGCCCGGAAAAGTCACGGACGAGATGTTCGAGGAGCCCGGCGTCCTCCAGGGCGCCGACCGTATGCCGGAAGCGGTTCGTGACCTCGCGGCGGCGGGGCTCGGGCAGGGTATGCACCAGCCGGGCCAGGGCCAATCCCTCCTCGCGGCTCACCGGCACGAGCTGGTTGCAGCAGATTCCGCAGCCTGGACCGCAGGAAATGGTCCGCCCTTCCCGGGTCGCGGCTTCGGCTCCCCGGGCGAAGACCATGTCCGCCGCCAGCCGGATGGTCGGGAGCATCTCCAGCAGGTCCGCCAGGCCCTCGGGCACGGGCAGATCCAGGCGCAGGGGGCCGCCGTCGGCGAAGTCGAGCACGTATGTCTGCCGCTTCCCGACGGAGGCGGTTCTTCCGTCACCCATGCAAAACCCTCCAGCCCCTTTCTATAAGATAATCAACCGGTGGGGAAGACAAGGCACGGGCGCGGGGACGGTTGGATGGCGACCCGCCGGGGCTCCGTCCCGTGTCGGAGGTGAATCACCCTCATCTTGGCTTTTTTTTATTTTCCCCGGTTGATTTTACGATAAATGTCAGGTATGTTCACGATGCTTTTTGCATCCATCTGTTCTCTTTCATAAGTATCTGAAAATATGACAGAAATAACACGAAATGCAAATTCGTGTTACGCTGCCTGCAAGGGGGCGCGCGCGGCGCTCTCGCACCCTGGTGCGCCCCTTGAGGAGTATCGACGTTTTCAGCGTCTTCAATCTTCTTTCATTCTTTTACGGAGGTGTTCTATGAAATTTTACGTAGGTCATGGCAGGGACGGGGCCGAGGAACGGCTGCAGAATCGCGGCGTCTCGCGCCGTGAATTCATGAAATTCTGTGGCACCGTGGCCGCTGTCATGGGCATGGGCCCGGCTTTCGCTCCGAAGGTCGCCGAGGCCCTGACGGCCAAACGCCGTCCGTCCGTGGTCTGGCTGCACAACGCCGAGTGCACGGGC
This is a stretch of genomic DNA from Desulfovibrio aminophilus DSM 12254. It encodes these proteins:
- a CDS encoding YkgJ family cysteine cluster protein, yielding MGDGRTASVGKRQTYVLDFADGGPLRLDLPVPEGLADLLEMLPTIRLAADMVFARGAEAATREGRTISCGPGCGICCNQLVPVSREEGLALARLVHTLPEPRRREVTNRFRHTVGALEDAGLLEHLVRDFSGHIHEQGVLPRLQRDYWALGLPCPFLEHGSCSVHPARPVICRQYSVTSDPALCARPFEPGVRLGEVRQPMDMAGALAAFDGARARATRALPLALCLLLEKTNGAGPLPKVPGPEMLSRFLELASRFSDR